The Flavobacteriales bacterium genome segment TGGAAGCTGGCGCAGATGTGTACGCTAGTAGCGAGGTTTACTTTGCGTTAGGAAGTTTGTTTGCTGGGTTTCTCATCCAAAAATTAACAAGGAATCTGGCTCCTGCCAAAAGCATTCTTTTGCTCATGTTTTTGGCCGGTGTTTCGTTCGTGGTTGTGGCATTTTCCAAAAGCGTTGTCGGATTCTATCTTTTCTCTACGCTTATCGGGTTCAGTAATGCCGGCACGCGCATCACGCGCGTCACTTTTCTGTTCAATCACATTCCAAACAACATCATTGGCAGGGCCAATAGTATTTTTTACATCTACAATATTGCCAGCCGTGGTCTATTGCTTTCACTGTTTGCGCTGCCGTTCTTTTCTGCTTCCAATAATATTGTTTGGTGTTACGGGATCTGCGGAGGATTTATCCTTGTTTCCATTATTCCGCTCGTTGGAGTTCTGCCACAGCTTCAAACGCTGAAAATCCGAACCGAATAATTATTTCAACCAGAAATTATTGCTGAACAGCCAAGAAGGATGTTTTGGTGGTAGGAGGGAAGTTTCGAATTTCAATTTTCCCAATTCATCTTTCAAAACCTGACTTTTTTCCGCATCTGTTTTGTTTGAATTTATGCTGTAAACGGTTGTTTTCCGTGAGGAAAAAGTGCCATCGGAATTCAGAAGGAATTCAATTTCAACTCTCCATTTTGCTTCTTCTGGAATGCTGATCTCATTGCCAAGAATTTTTTCCAGAACCGTGTTGAATTCCTCTCCATTTTCGGTTTTGGGAAATTCTTTCGGGAAATACTCGGATGAATTGAATTCCGAACGGAACGGCATGTTTGGAATGGAGTAATAATTCTGCATGAAATGATTGGCTCCATTTCCTGTGTAAACATGGAACATCTCATTCACGTCAAAAGCGTGCAGCAGCGGTCCATCCGTAGAAATAAACACCTTATCATCCGTTATGTAGAACGAATTGCTGGCCATTGTGTGCAGCAGACTATCGTTTCTAAGCCAGCCAGATCTGGGCAATCGTTCCTTTTTTACGGCATCATCCAATTCGTATTTTATCAATTTGCCTAATTCGGCAGCATCAAACTTTTCTCCGTTCCGATAAAAAGTGAGAATGCTTTTGTTGAGGGGCAACGAATTTTTTTCTGACTGAACGTGAACGATGGTTTTCCCATCGTTGCTCAAACCAACAAATCCGTTGAGGAATTGATCCATGCTGTAAAGCGTGTCTTTTCCTGTTTTATCAGTCACGTAGGTAATTCCCTCTTCGTTATCAATTCGATGTGAGAATGTGAGTGAGGTGAGTTTGAAAGTTCCGATCTCGTTTCTCAGTTCGTAAGAAACGCCTTTGTACTGCGCCATGCACAGGAAAGGAGAGAACAGAAATATGAAAAACGTGCGCATGGGATAAAAATAAAGCCTTCAGGTTTTTCTGAAGGCTTTACGGTTACTTTTTTTATGAATTGGATTATTTGGAAATCTTGTATCCAAGCTCTTCCAAAAACTTGATTTTCTCGTCCACTACAGCCATTTTCCGTCCTTGGATTTCGCCTTCAATTCCCTCTTTCATCCCATTCAATTCCTCTTCGGAGAATTTGGCTAGAAAGTGATTTTTGAATTGTGCTTTCAGTGTGCCGTTCGCGTTCATGTTTTCACGCACAGCAGTTGCTAGAACCACAGGTGTAAGTTTTCCTTTTTGAGTCATTGATTTTTTGCTGATAAATATGTGTTGCGAATTTACGCGATCTAGTTGAAGGCGTTGAAACCGGTCACATCCATTCCAGTAATGAGCAAATGGATGTCGTGCGTGCCTTCGTAGGTCACTACACTTTCCAAATTCATCATGTGGCGCATGATCGGGTATTCGCCCGTGATTCCCATTCCGCCCAACATTTGTCGTGCTTCGCGAGCGGTTCTCAGAGCGATTTCCACATTATTCCGTTTGGCCATGGAAATTTGTTGTGGCGATGCGCGATGGTCGTTTTTCAGCACACCTAATCTCCAAACCAGCAATTGCGCTTTGGTTATCTCTGTGATCATTTCGGCCAATTTCTTTTGTTGCAATTGGAAGCTGCCTATCGGTTTTCCGAATTGGATGCGCTCTTTCGAATAACGCAAAGCGGTATCGTAGCAATCCAAGGCTGCTCCTAAAGCGCCCCAAGCAATTCCGTAACGGGCTGAGTTCAAACAGCTCAACGGGCCTTTAAGACCTCGAATATCTGGGAACAGATTTTCCTTTGGAACTTTTACGTTATCAAATACCAATTCGCCAGTGGCAGATGCGCGCAGACTCCATTTTCCGTGGGTTGTTGGCGTAGTAAAACCTTCCATTCCGCGCTCTACAACCAAACCTCTGATAGTGCCTTCTTCGTCCTTTGCCCACACAACGGCAATATCTGCGAATGGTGCATTGCTGATCCACATTTTCGCTCCGTTCAGAATAACATGATCACCAGCATCTTTGAAATGCGTGACCATTCCATTCGGATTTGAACCATGATCTGGTTCCGTAAGACCAAAGCATCCGAGTAATTCGCCCGTTGCCAATTTTGGCAGCCATTTCTGTTTCTGACTTTCGGTGGCGTAGCTCCAGATAGGAAACATCACCAACGAACTCTGAACAGAAGCAGTGCTTCTCAAACCGCTATCGCAACGCTCCAATTCTTGCATGATGATGCCGTAGCTGATCTGATCTAAACCTGGTCCGCCATATTCATGCGGAATGTACGGACCGAACGCTCCGATCTCTCCCAAACCTTTTAAGAGATGAATAGGGAACTCCGCTTTCTGCGCGTATTCTTCAATGATCGGAGAAACATTCTGTTTCACCCATGTTCGCACCGTTTCACGAATGAGTTTGTGTTCTTCCGTAAGGAGTTCGTCCATCAGGTAATAATCGTGTCCGTTATATCTGTCTTCAGCCATAGCTTTTGTTTGAAGCCACAAAAGTAGAAATGATTGGTTGCCACTTTCCATGCATCTTGATCCTCATATCACTTCGATTCCTCATCTTCAAAACATACCTTTGCGGCCGTTCAAAAACAGCAAAGCATGGCAAAGTATGATGTAACGATTATTGGTTCAGGCCCAGGAGGCTACGTGGCAGCGATCAGATGTG includes the following:
- a CDS encoding acyl-CoA dehydrogenase family protein; its protein translation is MAEDRYNGHDYYLMDELLTEEHKLIRETVRTWVKQNVSPIIEEYAQKAEFPIHLLKGLGEIGAFGPYIPHEYGGPGLDQISYGIIMQELERCDSGLRSTASVQSSLVMFPIWSYATESQKQKWLPKLATGELLGCFGLTEPDHGSNPNGMVTHFKDAGDHVILNGAKMWISNAPFADIAVVWAKDEEGTIRGLVVERGMEGFTTPTTHGKWSLRASATGELVFDNVKVPKENLFPDIRGLKGPLSCLNSARYGIAWGALGAALDCYDTALRYSKERIQFGKPIGSFQLQQKKLAEMITEITKAQLLVWRLGVLKNDHRASPQQISMAKRNNVEIALRTAREARQMLGGMGITGEYPIMRHMMNLESVVTYEGTHDIHLLITGMDVTGFNAFN